A genome region from Glycine max cultivar Williams 82 chromosome 5, Glycine_max_v4.0, whole genome shotgun sequence includes the following:
- the LOC100805784 gene encoding anthocyanidin 3-O-glucosyltransferase 5 yields the protein MATANAEASSFQQLPMKSHIAVLPSPGIGHVTPLLELSKLLVTHHQCHVTFLNVTTESSAAQNNLLHSPTLPPNLHVVDLPPVDLSTMVNDQTTIVARLSVNLRETLRPLNTILSQLPDKPQALIIDMFGTHVFDTILENIPIFTFFTASAHLLAFSLFLPQLDRDVAGEFVDLPNPVQVPGCKPIRTEDLMDQVRNRKIDEYKWYLYHVSRMTMSTGILLNTWQDLEPVTLKALSEHSFYRSINTPPLYPIGPLIKETESLTENEPECLAWLDNQPAGSVLFVTFGSGGVLSSEQQNELAWGLELSGVRFVWVVRVPNDASAFAAFFNAGGDDDATSYLPEGFVSRTRERGLVVRSWAPQVAILRHASTGAFVSHCGWNSTLESVANGVPVIAWPLYAEQRMNGTTVEEDVGVGVRVRAKSTEKGVVGREEIERVVRMVMEGEEGKEMKRRARELKETAVKSLSVGGPSYEMRAAMANVCLFATKKQCTKKPVQRVDHETEVKG from the coding sequence ATGGCAACGGCAAATGCAGAAGCATCCTCATTCCAACAACTACCCATGAAATCCCACATTGCTGTACTACCTAGTCCAGGCATTGGCCACGTCACACCCCTCCTAGAGCTCTCCAAGCTCCTGGTCACACACCACCAGTGCCACGTTACCTTCCTCAACGTCACCACCGAATCTTCCGCAGCCCAAAACAACCTCCTTCACTCCCCAACTCTCCCTCCCAACCTCCACGTCGTCGATCTCCCACCCGTTGACCTCTCCACCATGGTCAACGACCAAACCACCATCGTAGCCCGTCTCTCTGTCAACCTTCGAGAAACCTTGCGTCCCCTCAACACAATCCTCTCACAACTGCCCGATAAGCCCCAAGCCCTAATTATTGACATGTTCGGAACCCATGTTTTTGACACCATTCTCGAAAACATTCccattttcacttttttcacTGCCTCAGCACACTTGCTCGCCTTTTCCCTCTTTCTCCCTCAGCTGGACCGTGACGTGGCGGGCGAATTCGTGGACCTTCCGAACCCGGTTCAGGTCCCGGGCTGCAAACCCATCCGAACGGAAGACTTGATGGACCAAGTAAGGAACCGGAAAATCGACGAGTACAAATGGTACCTCTATCACGTGAGTCGCATGACTATGTCAACCGGTATTTTACTCAACACGTGGCAAGATCTAGAGCCCGTCACGCTAAAAGCATTGTCGGAGCACTCTTTCTACCGCAGCATAAACACTCCACCGCTTTACCCTATTGGACCGCTGATTAAAGAAACCGAATCGCTGACGGAAAACGAACCGGAGTGTCTTGCGTGGCTCGATAACCAACCCGCCGGTTCGGTTCTGTTTGTCACGTTCGGGAGCGGGGGCGTTTTGAGTTCGGAGCAACAAAATGAGCTGGCGTGGGGTTTGGAACTCAGTGGCGTGAGGTTCGTGTGGGTGGTTCGGGTGCCGAACGACGCTAGTGCATTTGCTGCGTTTTTTAATGCGGGTGGCGATGATGATGCGACGTCGTATTTGCCGGAAGGGTTTGTTTCAAGGACTCGGGAGAGGGGTTTGGTGGTGAGGTCGTGGGCCCCGCAGGTGGCGATTCTGCGGCACGCATCTACGGGAGCGTTTGTGTCGCACTGCGGGTGGAACTCGACGTTGGAGAGCGTAGCAAACGGGGTTCCGGTGATCGCGTGGCCGTTGTACGCGGAGCAGAGGATGAACGGGACGACGGTAGAGGAGGATGTGGGAGTGGGTGTGAGAGTGAGAGCGAAGAGCACTGAAAAAGGTGTGGTGGGGAGGGAGGAGATAGAGAGGGTGGTGAGGATGGTGATGGAAGGGGAAGAAGGGAAGGAGATGAAGCGAAGAGCAAGAGAGTTGAAAGAAACCGCGGTCAAGTCTTTAAGCGTCGGAGGACCATCCTACGAGATGCGTGCTGCAATGGCTAATGTTTGCTTGTTCGCAACAAAAAAGCAGTGCACCAAAAAGCCCGTTCAGAGGGTGGATCATGAAACTGAAGTCAAAGGTTGA
- the LOC100805245 gene encoding protein NEN4 codes for MDVSNSCNEQQALEIVFFDLETTVPKRGGERFWVLEFGAIVVTPHKLTEIESYTTLIRPKDLSVVSVKSSRSDGITRKAVENAPSFEDVADRIFSILNGRVWAGHNIQRFDCVRIKEAFNDINRSAPVPVGIIDSLGVLTEKFGRRAGNMKMATLASYFGLGQQKHRSLDDVRMNLEVLKHCATVLFLESSLPNTLHSKWYGSSSVMTRSRSDGKSPCKEETSRKSPPTSYGYQRTVPYARGSLGKVTERVKGLLCKAQGQPPLQHLLKHSHSLLR; via the exons ATGGACGTCTCTAATTCATGCAATGAACAACAAGCACTCGAGATCGTTTTCTTTGATTTGGAAACTACAGTACCCAAAAGGGGTGGAGAGCGTTTCTGGGTTCTGGAGTTTGGTGCTATTGTAGTTACACCCCACAAACTCACCGAGATTGAGAGCTACACCACGCTGATAAGACCCAAAGACCTATCTGTGGTCTCAGTGAAATCCAGCAGAAGTGATGGAATAACTCGTAAAGCCGTTGAAAATGCACCATCTTTTGAAGATGTTGCAGACAGAATATTCAGTATCTTGAATGGAAGGGTGTGGGCGGGGCATAACATCCAGAGATTTGACTGTGTTCGAATCAAAGAGGCCTTTAATGATATCAATAGGTCAGCACCGGTTCCCGTTGGAATCATTGATTCTTTGGGGGTTCTAACTGAGAAGTTTGGAAGAAGAGCTGGTAACATGAAG ATGGCAACACTGGCTTCTTATTTTGGCCTGGGCCAACAAAAACACAG GAGTCTGGATGATGTTCGCATGAACTTGGAGGTGCTTAAGCACTGTGCAACGGTGTTGTTTCTG GAATCTAGTCTACCAAACACATTGCATAGCAAATGGTATGGATCTTCCAGCGTTATGACGCGAAGCAGAAGCGATGGGAAATCTCCCTGCAAGGAAGAGACTAGCAGAAAATCTCCCCCAACTTCATATGGATATCAGAGGACAGTTCCCTATGCTAGGGGAAGTTTGGGaaag GTGACCGAAAGAGTGAAGGGATTGTTGTGTAAAGCACAAGGGCAACCACCACTTCAACATCTACTCAAGCATTCTCATTCATTACTAAGGTGA
- the LOC100806312 gene encoding fasciclin-like arabinogalactan protein 21 codes for MENSSFSRRFALLCAVSFAAILCSPKVTATIEGFEAPFAPSTPPPPPPDIHDHSFFSHTAILPPILSHLGFHELATAAPSLSDAATTGSVAWTGPSTIFAPSDASLRTCFSCSVPNLLREHIVPGLFTIDYLRKLAFGTKIETLSPGRCITVTSDTLHRNTNNTAAKVFVGGVEITQPDLFNNGMVVVHGLQGYVSPLSPFSCDVERMNSLSFPFHPDHRSGHAQHHLHHSNSATVQPAAMMRLMLRDAMLRLRNNGFGILALAMKVKYAELVTLNNMTVFAVDDLSIFSGSHAYIGNVRFHIVPNHYLSIADLEKLPVGTALPTLERGQSLLITTSGRGETLAPMRINYVRVKVADVIRNVKIVVHSVYLPFPHINPVAAAYDSILGGGEGASEGAGNIADSADQTTQGTCSVVDGRGSCVLPTMPDQVQVKPMVEIEDHHGL; via the exons ATGGAAAACTCATCTTTCTCTCGACGATTCGCGCTCCTCTGCGCCGTCTCCTTCGCCGCCATACTCTGCAGCCCCAAGGTCACCGCCACCATCGAAGGATTCGAAGCTCCCTTCGCTCCCTCAACTCCTCCACCGCCTCCGCCCGATATCCACGATCACTCGTTCTTCTCCCACACCGCTATCCTTCCTCCGATCTTGTCTCACCTCGGCTTCCACGAGCTCGCGACGGCCGCGCCGTCTCTCTCCGACGCCGCTACCACTGGTTCCGTTGCCTGGACCGGTCCTTCCACTATCTTCGCTCCCTCCGACGCCTCTCTCCGCACATGCTTCTCGTGCTCCGTTCCAAACCTCCTCCGCGAACACATCGTTCCCGGCCTCTTCACCATCGATTATCTCCGGAAACTCGCTTTCGGCACTAAGATCGAGACCTTGAGTCCAGGCCGTTGCATCACCGTAACCTCCGATACGCTTCATCGGAACACGAACAACACCGCCGCGAAG GTCTTCGTCGGAGGAGTGGAGATCACGCAACCGGATCTGTTCAACAACGGCATGGTCGTAGTTCACGGCCTTCAAGGTTACGTCTCTCCGTTATCTCCGTTCTCTTGCGACGTGGAGAGGATGAACTCGCTCTCGTTTCCGTTCCATCCAGATCACCGATCCGGTCACGCTCAGCACCATCTCCACCACTCCAACAGCGCCACGGTGCAGCCTGCTGCTATGATGCGCCTGATGCTCCGAGATGCGATGCTGAGGCTCCGCAACAACGGCTTCGGCATCCTCGCCCTCGCGATGAAGGTGAAGTACGCGGAGCTCGTGACGCTCAACAACATGACCGTGTTCGCCGTCGACGACCTCTCCATCTTCTCCGGTTCGCACGCGTACATCGGCAACGTCAGATTCCACATCGTGCCGAACCATTACCTCTCCATCGCAGATCTCGAGAAGCTTCCGGTCGGAACTGCTCTGCCGACGCTGGAGAGAGGCCAGTCGCTGCTCATCACTACCTCCGGCAGAGGAGAGACCTTGGCGCCGATGAGGATTAACTACGTTAGGGTTAAGGTCGCGGATGTGATTCGCAACGTGAAGATCGTGGTGCATAGTGTGTATTTGCCGTTTCCACATATTAATCCTGTGGCTGCGGCTTATGACAGTATCTTAGGCGGTGGTGAAGGAGCGTCGGAAGGAGCGGGGAATATTGCAGATTCTGCAGATCAGACGACGCAAGGGACGTGTTCTGTCGTTGACGGGCGTGGAAGTTGCGTCTTGCCTACGATGCCTGATCAGGTTCAGGTCAAGCCAATGGTGGAGATCGAAGACCACCATGGCCTGTGA
- the LOC100500473 gene encoding uncharacterized protein LOC100500473 gives MGVGGTLEYLSDLMGSGHHHHKKKKKQFQTVELKVRMDCDGCELKVKNALSSLSGVKSVEINRKQQKVTVTGYVEPNKVLKKAKSTGKKAEIWPYVPYNLVVHPYAVPSYDKKAPPGYVRRVEAPAHTGTITRYEDPYITMFSDDNPNACSIM, from the exons ATGGGAGTTGGAGGTACATTGGAGTACTTGTCTGATCTAATGGGCAGtggccaccaccaccacaagaagaagaagaagcagttcCAAACCGTGGAGCTAAAGGTGAGAATGGATTGTGATGGTTGTGAGCTTAAGGTAAAAAACGCTCTCTCTTCACTAAGTG GGGTGAAATCTGTGGAGATAAACCGAAAACAGCAGAAAGTTACAGTAACTGGGTATGTTGAACCAAACAAGGTGCTGAAGAAGGCCAAATCAACAGGGAAGAAGGCTGAGATTTGGCCCTATGTGCCTTACAACTTGGTGGTTCATCCATATGCAGTTCCTTCTTATGACAAGAAGGCTCCTCCTGGTTATGTGAGGAGAGTGGAGGCCCCTGCTCACACTGGAACCATCACAAGATATGAAGACCCTTACATCACCATGTTCAGTGATGACAACCCAAATGCATGCTCTATCatgtag
- the LOC106798744 gene encoding chloroplast sensor kinase, chloroplastic isoform X2 — protein MESGRSCNVSEVLADLVDSVRPLAQGQKRVVELSELSSSPLLAAVEEPALRQAFSNLIEGALLRTHVGGKVEIVSTAAPAGGTLVLIDDDGPDMHYMTQMHSLTPYGQELLSDNMIEDNMTWNFVAGLTVAREILESYGCVVRIVSPRIKDAPLGAGGTRVELWLPSSIVQSDLSSHAQEV, from the exons ATGGAATCAG GAAGATCATGCAATGTTTCTGAAGTATTGGCAGACTTGGTTGATTCAGTGAGACCACTTGCCCAGGGTCAAAAACGTGTAGTAGAACTAAGTGAACTCTCATCATCACCTTTGCTAGCTGCTGTAGAAGAACCTGCATTGCGCCAGGCTTTCAGCAATCTTATTGAAGGTGCTTTACTACGCACACATGTTGGAGGGAAGGTTGAAATTGTATCTACGGCAGCACCAGCTGGTGGTACCCTTGTACTTATTGATGATGATGGACCTGATATGCACTATATG ACTCAGATGCACTCACTCACACCTTATGGACAAGAACTGTTGTCTGATAATATGATTGAAGACAATATGACTTGGAACTTTGTTGCTGGGTTGACTGTTGCCCGTGAGATACTCGAGAGTTATGGCTGTGTCGTCCGCATTGTTTCGCCTCGGATTAAAGATGCTCCTCTTGGAGCTGGGGGAACTCGTGTGGAACTCTGGCTTCCTTCATCAATTGTACAATCTGATTTGAGTAGCCACGCCCAAGAGGTATAG
- the LOC100801361 gene encoding bifunctional aspartate aminotransferase and glutamate/aspartate-prephenate aminotransferase, which produces MANTLYNGATCRIPLRNQSLAFSRHVSRSLSFLPITRAAKQPNAIAVKASSHSDFDVDLSLSPRVNAVKPSKTVAISDHATALVQAGVPVIRLAAGEPDFDTPAPIAEAGINAIREGYTRYTPNAGTMELRQAICHKLKEENGITYTPDQVVVSNGAKQSIAQAVLAVSSPGDEVIIPAPFWVSYPEMARLADATPVILPTLISDNFLLDPKLLESKITERSRLLILCSPSNPTGSVYPKELLEEIARIVAKHPRLLVLSDEIYEHIIYAPATHTSFASLPGMWDRTLTVNGFSKAFAMTGWRLGYIAGPKHFVAACGKIQSQFTSGASSIAQKAAVAALGLGHAGGEAVSTMVKAFRERRDFLVQSFREIDGIKISEPQGAFYLFLDLSFYYGREAEGFGKIVDSESLCQYLLEVGQVALVPGSAFGDDTCIRISYAESLTTLQAAVERIKKALVPLSSAALV; this is translated from the exons ATGGCGAACACACTATATAACGGCGCCACATGCCGAATCCCTCTCCGGAACCAATCCCTGGCCTTCTCTCGCCACGTTTCCAGATCCCTCTCTTTCCTCCCTAT AACACGTGCGGCAAAACAACCCAACGCAATTGCGGTTAAGGCTTCTTCGCACTCTGACTTCGACGTTGACCTTTCGCTCAGTCCTCGTGTCAATGCCGTCAAGCCTTCCAAAACCGTCGCCATCAGCGACCACGCCACCGCTCTCGTCCAAGCCGGCGTTCCCGTCATCCGCCTCGCCGCCGGCGAGCCCGATTTCGACACGCCCGCTCCCATAGCCGAG GCTGGGATTAATGCAATTCGTGAAGGTTACACGAGGTACACGCCCAATGCCGGGACCATGGAACTGCGCCAAGCGATTTGTCACAAGCTAAAAG AAGAGAATGGGATTACTTATACTCCTGACCAGGTTGTGGTTAGTAACGGAGCCAAACAGAGTATTGCTCAGGCAGTGCTTGCAGTTTCCTCCCCTGGAGATGAG GTTATTATTCCAGCTCCATTCTGGGTTAGTTACCCAGAAATGGCAAGGTTGGCTGATGCAACACCTGTGATTCTTCCAACCTTAATATCTGATAATTTCCTTTTGGATCCCAAACTCCTCGAATCCAAAATTACTGAAAGATCAAGACTGCTTATTCTTTGTTCTCCATCTAACCCAACGGGATCTGTCTACCCCAAAGAATTACTTGAAGAGATAGCCCGAATTGTTGCAAAGCACCCCAGGCTTCTG GTTCTCTCTGATGAAATTTACGAACACATAATTTATGCACCAGCAACTCACACGAGCTTTGCATCTTTACCAGGAATGTGGGACAGAACTCTTACTGTGAATGGATTTTCTAAG GCCTTTGCAATGACTGGTTGGCGGCTTGGATATATTGCTGGTCCAAAACATTTTGTTGCAGCATGTGGAAAGATCCAAAGTCAG TTTACTTCAGGGGCCAGTAGTATAGCTCAGAAAGCTGCAGTTGCTGCATTAGGACTAGGCCATGCTGGTGGGGAGGCAGTTTCTACCATGGTGAAAGCATTTAGGGAGCGAAGGGATTTCTTAGTACAAAGTTTTAGAGAAATAGATGGCATCAAGATATCTGAACCCCAG GGAGCATTTTATCTATTCCTTGATCTCAGCTTCTATTATGGAAGAGAAGCTGAAGGATTTGGTAAAATTGTGGATTCTGAGTCCCTCTGTCAATATCTACTGGAGGTGGGCCAG GTAGCCCTGGTGCCAGGGAGTGCATTTGGAGATGACACTTGCATCCGCATCTCTTATGCAGAATCGCTTACAACCCTACAGGCAGCTGTAGAAAGAATTAAGAAAGCACTTGTCCCGCTGAGCTCTGCTGCACTTGTTTAA
- the LOC106798744 gene encoding chloroplast sensor kinase, chloroplastic isoform X1, whose translation MNGSTHILAESSRSQLLDSSPGDVSANKMKKSSESLSLSAAVQDIEMPLPPLALAPLQHGIRSCNVSEVLADLVDSVRPLAQGQKRVVELSELSSSPLLAAVEEPALRQAFSNLIEGALLRTHVGGKVEIVSTAAPAGGTLVLIDDDGPDMHYMTQMHSLTPYGQELLSDNMIEDNMTWNFVAGLTVAREILESYGCVVRIVSPRIKDAPLGAGGTRVELWLPSSIVQSDLSSHAQEV comes from the exons ATGAATGGTTCTACTCACATACTTGCTGAATCATCAAGATCTCAGTTGTTAGATAGCTCTCCAGGTGATGTCTctgcaaataaaatgaaaaaatctagTGAGTCACTATCTCTAAGTGCTGCTGTCCAAGATATAGAGATGCCACTACCACCTTTGGCCCTTGCTCCATTGCAACATGGAATCAG ATCATGCAATGTTTCTGAAGTATTGGCAGACTTGGTTGATTCAGTGAGACCACTTGCCCAGGGTCAAAAACGTGTAGTAGAACTAAGTGAACTCTCATCATCACCTTTGCTAGCTGCTGTAGAAGAACCTGCATTGCGCCAGGCTTTCAGCAATCTTATTGAAGGTGCTTTACTACGCACACATGTTGGAGGGAAGGTTGAAATTGTATCTACGGCAGCACCAGCTGGTGGTACCCTTGTACTTATTGATGATGATGGACCTGATATGCACTATATG ACTCAGATGCACTCACTCACACCTTATGGACAAGAACTGTTGTCTGATAATATGATTGAAGACAATATGACTTGGAACTTTGTTGCTGGGTTGACTGTTGCCCGTGAGATACTCGAGAGTTATGGCTGTGTCGTCCGCATTGTTTCGCCTCGGATTAAAGATGCTCCTCTTGGAGCTGGGGGAACTCGTGTGGAACTCTGGCTTCCTTCATCAATTGTACAATCTGATTTGAGTAGCCACGCCCAAGAGGTATAG